One stretch of Paraburkholderia fungorum DNA includes these proteins:
- a CDS encoding energy-coupling factor ABC transporter permease — translation MGFLYTPLPFWVAVGGWIATAIVVALALWKNPFKRLQDSTLQHVWLAIIVAVSVLWASNAWLDDGTVMHLLGATLFVTLFDWALALIAMAVVTGLAAVVFDAPWQGIALTFLVYGALPVGISTLLQRISIAWLPRNLFMFIFGQGFVSPAIAVSLTAAAALGLHIALADGSTTVVPAGYAFSVLLLATGEAWFTGMSTALIAVYRPAWVTTYDVRRYRLGGPRT, via the coding sequence ATGGGTTTCCTCTACACACCGCTTCCGTTCTGGGTCGCTGTCGGTGGCTGGATCGCCACTGCGATAGTGGTCGCGCTCGCGCTGTGGAAAAATCCTTTCAAACGACTTCAGGACAGCACGCTACAGCACGTCTGGCTTGCGATCATCGTCGCAGTGTCGGTGCTGTGGGCGAGTAATGCCTGGCTCGACGACGGCACTGTGATGCACCTGCTCGGCGCCACGTTATTCGTCACGTTATTCGACTGGGCGCTGGCGCTAATCGCCATGGCGGTGGTCACCGGTCTTGCGGCCGTTGTGTTCGATGCCCCGTGGCAGGGCATCGCGCTCACTTTCCTTGTGTACGGCGCACTGCCTGTCGGCATTTCGACGCTGCTCCAGCGCATCAGCATCGCGTGGCTGCCACGCAACCTCTTTATGTTCATCTTCGGCCAGGGCTTTGTTTCGCCCGCTATCGCCGTGTCGCTCACTGCCGCTGCGGCGCTCGGTCTTCATATCGCTCTCGCGGATGGATCGACGACCGTGGTGCCAGCCGGCTACGCGTTCAGCGTGCTTCTGCTCGCCACCGGCGAGGCTTGGTTCACGGGCATGTCGACTGCACTGATCGCCGTCTATCGTCCAGCGTGGGTGACCACGTATGATGTGCGCAGATATCGACTGGGCGGTCCACGCACCTGA
- a CDS encoding response regulator transcription factor: protein MRFSILNSNAERRDGLKALLRQIDRLARFTEAQDWRQIERTFKRHRPDLLVIDWQDWMSMEEVRHLLSHYPDLRVAVMTDQTSPGKVRELMDEGVLGVVPRATDPCLIVRAFEMVLLGGHYVPPGAVALDPPLPPDTTIRVFDEKNPPPRRARLSSGLSPRQEQIMRCVHMGSTNKMIARTLGISEGTVKTHLTCIFQQLGASNRAAAVALYNGWMSSHLQVLRNNSDGAARPVVEQTSAAPSKRAARRRFQYPLQADDTNAPLPMAAEPATPYGDAPPAGPEPEPVEQD from the coding sequence ATGCGATTCTCAATACTCAACTCAAACGCAGAACGACGTGATGGGCTCAAGGCATTGCTGCGTCAGATCGACCGGCTTGCACGCTTCACCGAAGCACAGGATTGGCGTCAGATTGAGCGCACGTTCAAGCGTCACCGGCCCGACCTGTTGGTAATCGACTGGCAGGACTGGATGTCGATGGAAGAAGTCCGCCATCTGCTCAGCCACTATCCCGATTTACGCGTTGCCGTGATGACGGACCAGACTTCTCCGGGCAAAGTTCGGGAACTCATGGACGAAGGCGTACTCGGTGTCGTGCCGCGCGCAACTGATCCGTGCCTGATCGTGCGTGCCTTTGAAATGGTGCTGCTCGGCGGCCACTACGTGCCGCCCGGCGCGGTGGCGCTAGATCCTCCGTTGCCGCCGGACACCACCATCCGGGTATTCGACGAGAAAAATCCACCGCCACGTCGCGCCAGATTGTCGAGCGGACTGTCGCCCCGGCAGGAGCAGATCATGCGCTGCGTGCACATGGGCAGCACCAACAAGATGATCGCGCGCACCCTCGGCATCAGCGAGGGCACCGTCAAGACCCATTTGACCTGCATATTTCAGCAACTCGGAGCGTCCAATCGCGCCGCCGCGGTTGCGCTCTATAACGGCTGGATGTCGAGTCATCTGCAGGTTCTCCGCAATAACAGCGACGGCGCGGCTCGTCCCGTCGTAGAACAAACCAGCGCGGCCCCTTCGAAGCGCGCTGCGCGGCGGCGCTTCCAGTATCCGTTGCAGGCCGACGACACGAACGCGCCATTGCCGATGGCTGCCGAACCCGCGACGCCTTACGGCGACGCGCCGCCCGCCGGGCCGGAGCCTGAACCCGTGGAGCAGGACTAG
- a CDS encoding DUF2863 family protein, whose product MRSRIAKRLPPDADKLVGLSLALFASGSRTEDRFWEAKLDALLTKIVRNANQTTLDAALDHLQQNHPDAYGALADMAETHSESFIVEHDGVPYEALLIAAPVLAWTRYVIPSGPLKTDAADALRAHLQAHVLAANTRVAMAPFLYSIDQLPRHHVETWRIAQQLTQAALAGGNIKLNFGELPETSPILADPRFLLAVVAAPVGEPAFRWQEEEHGNRIERGQCLEQWSTQGGANLSLALPGCEFECLLPDAYYSACRDADESVRPHTVRTAVRYLFDTIGAAPQELRAVVAGFGERRIDEYRVGFTRRGSNDVIYGVVWPLYGRENGEPGIDEEPQETAASDDPLEEIVALLKETGVTEVRRHAGRFEPEYCDDCGVPLYADPLGEIVHAEMPEDAEPAQPHFH is encoded by the coding sequence ATGCGCTCGCGAATCGCCAAACGTCTCCCCCCCGATGCCGACAAGCTCGTCGGTCTCTCGCTCGCGCTTTTCGCGTCGGGCAGCCGCACCGAGGACCGCTTCTGGGAAGCGAAACTCGACGCGCTGCTGACCAAGATCGTCCGCAACGCCAACCAGACTACGCTGGACGCGGCGCTCGATCATCTGCAGCAGAATCATCCTGACGCTTATGGCGCGCTCGCCGACATGGCGGAAACCCACAGCGAGTCATTCATCGTCGAGCATGACGGCGTGCCTTATGAGGCGCTGCTGATCGCCGCGCCCGTGCTCGCGTGGACCCGCTACGTGATCCCGTCGGGCCCGCTCAAGACCGACGCTGCCGACGCGCTGCGCGCGCACCTGCAAGCCCACGTGCTGGCCGCAAACACGCGCGTCGCGATGGCGCCGTTCCTGTACAGCATCGACCAGTTGCCGCGCCATCACGTCGAAACGTGGCGGATCGCGCAGCAACTCACGCAGGCGGCTCTGGCCGGCGGCAACATCAAACTCAATTTCGGCGAACTGCCGGAAACCTCACCTATTCTGGCCGACCCGCGCTTCCTGCTGGCCGTCGTGGCTGCGCCGGTGGGCGAGCCGGCATTCCGCTGGCAGGAAGAGGAGCACGGCAACCGGATCGAGCGCGGCCAATGTCTTGAGCAGTGGTCCACGCAAGGAGGCGCCAACCTGTCGCTGGCGCTGCCCGGTTGCGAATTCGAGTGTCTGTTGCCGGACGCTTACTACTCGGCATGCCGCGATGCCGACGAAAGCGTACGCCCTCACACCGTGCGTACCGCCGTGCGTTATCTATTCGACACAATTGGCGCGGCGCCCCAGGAGCTGCGAGCGGTGGTCGCCGGTTTCGGCGAACGCCGTATCGACGAATACCGGGTTGGCTTCACGCGCCGGGGCAGCAACGACGTGATTTACGGCGTCGTGTGGCCGCTCTACGGCCGTGAGAACGGCGAGCCGGGTATCGATGAAGAACCGCAGGAAACCGCGGCATCGGACGATCCGCTTGAAGAAATCGTCGCGTTGCTGAAGGAAACCGGTGTGACCGAAGTGCGGCGTCACGCCGGGCGCTTCGAGCCGGAATATTGCGACGACTGCGGCGTGCCGCTTTATGCAGACCCGCTCGGCGAGATCGTTCATGCCGAAATGCCTGAAGACGCGGAACCGGCGCAGCCTCACTTCCACTGA
- a CDS encoding AI-2E family transporter: protein MKSDQLIERLAAVFALIILVGGSLLVLAPFTTALLWGAILSYSSWGLYRRLTAAVGGRRKWAATLIVLIILIVVLGPFVYAGFAFGAHVHDIVALVQRLFEAGLPDLPPWVDGIPVVGSSIVAFWARLTSSNSELIAQLHTLAAPAGKWILAAGLAVTHGLGLLALSIILAFFFYTGGEGAAAWLNAGMRRIAGERADYLLALAGSTVKGVVYGILGTALVQGILAGFGCWIAGVPAPALLGLATFFLSVVPGGPVIVWLPAAIWLYHGDATGWAIFLVVWGVLVVGMSDNVIKPILIGKNSDMPLILVMLGILGGALAFGFLGVFIGPTLLAVAYTVLHDWTIGAPGGRALAPDLQVPLPDDAARVEKTP from the coding sequence GTGAAATCGGACCAACTGATCGAGCGTCTAGCCGCGGTTTTTGCGCTGATCATTCTCGTGGGCGGCTCGTTGCTGGTGCTGGCGCCTTTTACGACCGCGTTATTGTGGGGCGCCATTCTCAGCTACAGCTCGTGGGGTCTCTACCGGAGGCTGACTGCAGCGGTCGGTGGCCGGCGCAAATGGGCCGCCACGTTGATCGTGCTCATCATTCTGATTGTCGTGCTCGGGCCGTTTGTCTATGCGGGCTTTGCATTCGGTGCGCATGTCCATGACATCGTTGCGCTGGTGCAGAGGCTTTTTGAAGCCGGTTTGCCTGATTTGCCGCCTTGGGTCGATGGGATTCCGGTGGTTGGTTCGAGCATCGTGGCCTTCTGGGCACGTCTGACGAGCAGCAATTCGGAACTTATCGCTCAGTTGCACACGCTTGCGGCGCCGGCCGGCAAGTGGATTCTGGCAGCGGGGCTTGCCGTCACGCACGGCTTGGGGCTGCTGGCGTTGAGTATCATCCTTGCGTTCTTCTTTTACACGGGCGGGGAAGGGGCGGCGGCGTGGCTGAATGCCGGCATGCGGCGTATTGCTGGCGAGCGTGCTGATTATTTGCTGGCGCTGGCGGGCAGCACGGTAAAAGGCGTCGTCTACGGGATTCTCGGCACGGCCCTCGTACAGGGGATTCTTGCTGGTTTTGGTTGCTGGATCGCCGGCGTGCCTGCGCCGGCGCTGCTTGGGCTGGCGACGTTTTTTTTGTCGGTGGTGCCGGGTGGGCCGGTGATCGTCTGGTTACCCGCAGCGATCTGGCTGTATCACGGCGACGCAACTGGCTGGGCGATCTTCCTGGTGGTGTGGGGCGTGCTGGTTGTCGGCATGTCCGACAACGTCATCAAGCCGATCCTGATTGGCAAGAATAGCGACATGCCTTTGATCCTGGTGATGCTGGGTATCCTCGGGGGCGCGTTAGCCTTCGGCTTCCTTGGCGTTTTCATCGGGCCGACTTTGTTGGCGGTTGCTTATACCGTACTGCATGACTGGACAATCGGTGCGCCGGGCGGCCGTGCGTTAGCGCCCGATCTCCAGGTACCCCTCCCAGATGATGCCGCCCGCGTAGAAAAGACACCTTGA
- the tnpA gene encoding IS66-like element accessory protein TnpA: protein MPGRRRRRRYSIEFKAQVVAACQGPGVSLAAIALHHKLNANLLRRWVEQAETNDCVLVARSDLTAPPSAARTPTPEFVPLPLEMRNTRTAEIRVEVRRADLSITVSWPTSEAAQCAAWLREWLA from the coding sequence GTGCCTGGCCGTCGACGACGCCGGCGCTACAGTATCGAGTTCAAGGCTCAGGTTGTGGCAGCTTGCCAGGGGCCGGGGGTGTCGCTCGCGGCTATCGCGTTGCACCACAAGCTGAACGCCAATCTGCTTCGACGCTGGGTCGAGCAGGCCGAAACGAACGATTGTGTGCTTGTGGCCCGTAGCGACCTGACAGCGCCCCCATCAGCGGCGCGGACACCGACACCGGAATTTGTACCGCTGCCACTTGAGATGCGAAACACGCGTACAGCTGAGATTCGCGTCGAGGTGCGTCGCGCGGACCTGTCGATAACGGTGAGCTGGCCAACCTCAGAGGCAGCGCAATGCGCCGCCTGGCTGCGCGAGTGGCTCGCATGA
- the tnpB gene encoding IS66 family insertion sequence element accessory protein TnpB (TnpB, as the term is used for proteins encoded by IS66 family insertion elements, is considered an accessory protein, since TnpC, encoded by a neighboring gene, is a DDE family transposase.), whose protein sequence is MIRIDQVWLAVDPLDMRAGFDTALGRVINVFGAAHPHHAYLFANRRANRLKVLVHDGIGIWLAARRLNEGQFVWPRAGSEPRQYALTQEQLEGLVVGLPWQRIGANGVIRVI, encoded by the coding sequence ATGATCCGTATTGATCAGGTGTGGCTGGCAGTTGACCCGCTGGACATGCGGGCCGGATTCGATACGGCACTGGGTCGGGTGATCAACGTGTTCGGCGCCGCGCATCCACACCATGCGTACCTGTTCGCCAACCGGCGGGCCAACCGCCTGAAGGTCCTGGTTCACGATGGGATTGGCATCTGGCTGGCCGCGCGACGGCTGAATGAGGGCCAATTCGTCTGGCCGCGCGCCGGTAGCGAGCCCAGGCAATACGCGCTCACGCAGGAACAGCTCGAAGGTCTGGTAGTGGGTTTGCCGTGGCAGCGCATCGGCGCGAACGGTGTGATCCGTGTCATTTGA
- the tnpC gene encoding IS66 family transposase — protein MDLPADLNALSPEQLRALATQLIARVEDRDREIEEKTREVGEKERELRYRQTRIDQLTHEISILRRYQFGKRSEQVSRDQMNLLDEAIDADLAAIEVELEQLQPQDTTGPLPQQPKRAALPAQLPRTEIRHEPQSTVCQCGCERVRIGEDISEKLDYTPGVFTVERHIRGKWVCRHCETLIQAAVPAHVIDKGIPTAGLLASVLVAKYADHLPLYRQEQIFGRAGVAIPRSTLGAWVGTCGVQLEPLVDALHQEILQQGVLHADETPVQMLSPGKGKTHRAYLWAYTPTHYSELRAVVYDFADSRAGEHARAFLAGWQGKLVCDDYSGYKAGFQQGITEIGCAAHARRKFFDLHTNHSSQIAAQALPFFAALYDIERDAVTLQAEERYTLRQSRAKPVCDALHEWMTAQRKLVSEGSAIAKALDYSLKRWDALTRYLDDGHVPIDNNWVENQIRPWAIGRSNWLFAGSLRAGKRAAAIMSLLRSAQLNGHEPHAYLKDVLTQLPTHRASDIATLLPHRWQPADPVR, from the coding sequence ATGGACCTGCCAGCCGACCTCAATGCTCTTAGCCCGGAACAGTTGCGTGCGCTCGCCACACAATTGATTGCGCGCGTCGAAGACAGGGACCGGGAGATCGAGGAGAAGACCCGCGAGGTCGGTGAGAAAGAGCGGGAGCTACGCTACCGGCAGACCCGGATCGACCAGTTGACCCACGAGATATCGATTCTCAGACGTTATCAGTTCGGCAAGCGCAGCGAGCAGGTCAGCCGCGATCAGATGAATCTGCTGGATGAGGCGATTGACGCGGATCTCGCCGCCATTGAAGTTGAGCTCGAGCAACTTCAGCCACAAGACACCACCGGGCCGCTACCCCAACAGCCGAAGCGTGCCGCGCTGCCGGCGCAATTGCCACGCACAGAGATTCGCCACGAACCGCAGAGCACCGTATGCCAGTGTGGCTGCGAGCGAGTGCGCATCGGCGAAGACATCAGCGAGAAGCTGGACTACACGCCGGGCGTGTTCACCGTGGAGCGGCATATCCGTGGGAAGTGGGTGTGCAGACACTGCGAAACACTGATTCAGGCTGCGGTGCCAGCGCACGTCATCGACAAGGGCATCCCGACCGCGGGACTGCTGGCGTCAGTGCTGGTTGCCAAGTACGCCGACCACCTTCCGCTGTACCGTCAGGAGCAGATCTTTGGGCGAGCAGGCGTCGCGATTCCGCGCTCGACATTGGGCGCATGGGTCGGCACGTGCGGCGTGCAGCTAGAACCGCTGGTCGACGCGCTGCACCAGGAAATCCTGCAGCAGGGTGTGCTGCATGCGGATGAGACGCCGGTACAGATGCTCAGTCCGGGCAAAGGCAAGACACATCGCGCGTATCTGTGGGCATATACGCCGACGCATTACAGTGAACTGCGCGCCGTGGTCTACGACTTCGCCGACAGCCGTGCAGGCGAACATGCCCGCGCGTTCCTCGCTGGCTGGCAAGGCAAACTGGTATGCGACGACTACAGTGGGTACAAGGCTGGATTCCAGCAGGGCATCACTGAAATCGGATGTGCGGCGCACGCGAGACGCAAGTTCTTCGATCTGCACACTAATCACAGCAGTCAGATCGCCGCGCAGGCGCTGCCGTTCTTCGCTGCGCTTTACGACATCGAGCGTGATGCCGTAACACTGCAAGCTGAGGAACGCTACACCCTCCGGCAAAGTCGGGCCAAACCGGTTTGCGACGCACTTCACGAATGGATGACGGCGCAGCGCAAGCTGGTGTCGGAAGGCTCGGCAATTGCCAAAGCGCTGGATTACAGTCTTAAACGATGGGATGCGCTGACCCGCTATCTCGATGATGGTCACGTGCCTATCGACAATAACTGGGTTGAGAACCAGATACGCCCTTGGGCTATTGGCAGGTCGAACTGGTTGTTCGCTGGTTCACTTCGAGCCGGAAAACGAGCCGCAGCCATCATGAGTCTGCTACGTTCAGCGCAACTGAATGGGCACGAACCACACGCCTATCTGAAAGACGTCCTCACACAGCTGCCAACCCACAGGGCCAGCGATATCGCGACATTACTGCCTCATCGCTGGCAACCAGCGGACCCTGTTCGATAA
- a CDS encoding IS66 family transposase, whose translation MCDDYGRWKTSFRQSITEMGCASHARPKFFDLHANYMHARLQGWLSRPSLPFAVLYDIEHEACGPHDQQKNSVREALRMDGYAAQASCL comes from the coding sequence TTGTGCGATGATTACGGCAGGTGGAAGACGTCGTTCCGGCAGAGCATCACTGAAATGGGATGTGCATCACATGCGAGACCGAAATTCTTTGATCTGCATGCAAATTACATGCATGCCCGGTTGCAGGGCTGGCTCTCCCGCCCTTCTCTTCCTTTCGCTGTGCTTTACGACATCGAGCACGAAGCGTGCGGTCCCCATGACCAGCAAAAAAACAGTGTGCGAGAGGCCTTACGAATGGATGGTTACGCAGCGCAAGCTAGTTGCTTGTAG